From the Rhizobium sp. ARZ01 genome, the window GCGACGTTCTATGCGCATGGTCCGTTGTCCTTCTGTCAGCGTTCCTGCGTACGTGTGCGCAGGCGCAATTGTTCCGCGCGGCCGCAATGTCTCGCAGCCAGCCCCAATTCTCTTCAATGTGTGCGGGAAACCCGATCTATCGAGACCCTGTATCTTGTGCTGAGTTTGGCTGCAAACACTAAATATAGTGTTAACAACTTCTTTATGCCAGCCCCATGGGCCGCTCCGACGATCAAGAAAACGTGCGCAAAACATCCCCTGCGGCCGGCGGTTCATCCACCTTCACGCATAGTCACCAATCGCGATTTCCTGATTTGAGAACCGGGCTCTTAACTCTCCGGTCCAGCCGCCGTTGCAACTTAAGAACCATTAACTCCATGGCACCCGATTCCGTCAAGGGGTGGTTTGTGACGGATTTGTGGACGCTACATGTTGTGTGCGACGCCTGTGGAAATTGGGGACATCACGCAAATGCTGCAAAATCAGGCGGTTCCGCGCAGATGGTCACAACCGGCGCTACGCAGCTGTGGATAGCCCAAGAAATAATGGGGCAAAAGTAAGGGTAAATTCAGGCGTCGCAAAACAGGGGAATTGGCAGGGGGCTTGAGATGTGTCTGGACGAATCATCGTGATGTGCGTGCCGCCTGCAGGTGTTGAGGCGAGGCTGGCGGCACTGTTGCACAACTCGTCTCCTGCGGGCTGCAAGGAGACCTTCCCGGCCGTTCGTGGCGACTTGAAAGCCAGACAGTGTGTCAGCAGCCAAGCAGGTGCATGCCGTCATGGCTGTAACGGCATGCAGGCGGAGCCTGGAAGGTGAGGGGAGGCGGGCGATCAGCCGCGGCTGCCCTTGGCGATCGGCTCCTGATAGGTGAAGCCCATGTCCCAGGGGAAATAGATCCAGGTGTCCTGGCTGACCTCGGTTACGAAGGTGTCGACCAGCGGGCGGCCCTTGGGTTTGGCGTAGACGGCGGCGAAATGTGCCTTGGGCAGCATCGAGCGCACTTGGGCGGCCGTCTTGCCGGTATCCGTCAGGTCGTCGATGATCAGGATGCCTTCGCCGCCGTTCTGCTGCAACTCCGGCGCGATGCCCTTCAAGACATGCATTTCGCCCTGCGACACGTAGTCGTGATAG encodes:
- the gpt gene encoding xanthine phosphoribosyltransferase; this translates as MSLPDKAFPVSWDQFHRDARALAWRLADNDREWRAIVCITRGGLVPAAIVSRELNIRLIETVCVASYHDYVSQGEMHVLKGIAPELQQNGGEGILIIDDLTDTGKTAAQVRSMLPKAHFAAVYAKPKGRPLVDTFVTEVSQDTWIYFPWDMGFTYQEPIAKGSRG